The genomic segment tactCAACCCATGCTgaaccctgtgtgtcagagcagaactgtcctccactgagttttcgatggctgattttgcagaagtagatctccaggactttcatccaaggcacctctgggcgaacacaaacctctaaccttatggttagcagccaagtgtgttaaccctttgcatcaACCAGGGACTTCCATGACAGCAATTAAAGGGTACCAGAGTGTGAATGTGTTAGAGCGGTACAGAAACCAAATTGCCTGGGATCAGGAGGAGAAGATACAGTGGATATAGGGGTACTGACCTTCTCCTCAGGCATTTGCCATTAAGAAAGGAAGCTAGGCTAGAAAAAAGctagagagagaggcagagctaaaggtaaatgaataaacagtttagggagagaaagagagcttCGAAGGCATCCATAGAAATGTTCCATGATAAAGTATAAGTAGAGGGAGCCCTGGttcactggttaagtgcttggctgctaacctaaaggttggctgttcgaatccaccagctgcaatgcaagagaaaggtgtggcagtctgcttctgtaaagactacagcattggaaacattatggggtagttctactctgtcctgcagggtcactatgagtcagaatctgctcaacagtgatggctttgtttttgtttttgttttttttttagaagggatAAGTATGGCATAGACTATTACACGGTATGTGTGTGTgaaggaaatgtgtgtgtgtttgcgtgcgtgaggtggggaggagagaagACAGGAGGTTTTAGAAAACACCATGAAAATATTTCATAAGATTAAGTTAATCTTTCTAATCAGTTTTCAGGTTCCTGAGTTCCAAGCTGGATCCTCAACTATGTCAGCATTATTCACCCAGACAGCCTCCAATAGCAGCACTTCAATGGCCCCCACCTTCTTGCTGGTGGGCATGCCAGGTCTGTCAGATGTACCCTCCTGGTGGACGATCCCTCTCATTACTCTCTACCTTCTCTCTGCCCTGGGCAATGGTACCATCCTCTGGATCATTGCCATGGAGCCCACCCTGCACCGCCCAATGTACTTCTTTCTCTtcatgctcagtgtttctgacGTTGGCTTGGCCACAGCACTGATGCCTACCCTGCTGGGCCTTGCCCTTGCTGATGCTCACGTGGTTTCTGCCTCAGCATGCCTCTTCCAGATGTTCTTTGTCCATGTCTTTTCTGTCATGGAGTCCTCTGTCTTGCTCACAATGGCCTTAGATCGAGCTTTGGCGATCTGCCGTCCTCTCCACTATCCCGCACTCCTCACCAATGGTTTCATTAGCAAGATTGGCCTGGCCATTGCTTTCCGATGCCTGGGTCTCCATCTGCCCCTGCCATTCCTCCTGGCCCACATGCCCTACTGCCACCCACAGGTCCTAACCCATTCTTATTGCTTACACCCAGATATGACTCGTCTGGCCTGCCCAGGAGCTTGGGGTGCAGTTTACAGCCTCTTTGTGGTCCTGTCGGCCATGGGATTGGATCCCGTGCTTATTTTCTTCTCCTATGGCATAATTGGCAAGGTGTTGCAAGGTTTGGGATCCAATGAGGAGCGCTGGAAGGCTGGTCAAACCTGTGCCGCCCATCTCTCTGCCGTGCTCCTCTTCTATGTGCCCATGATCCTCCTGGCACTCATTGACCGTCTTAGGTTGCCAATACCTCAGCCTGCCCATACTCTTCTCTCCTATGTCCACTTCCTGCTTCCTCCATTATTAAACCCAATTGTGTATAGTGTCAAGATGAAGGAGATTAGAGAGAGAATAGTCAAGAGGTTGCAGCACATGAAGGTGGGCTGTGCTCAGTAAGGAAGATGTCCTTCCACATTTGGTGGGTCAAGACTACCTGATGCAAAGATTTCTATAACCCTGCATGAAATAGTCAATCAGGCACACCTAAGTGCATATACATGAATATATCTGCCTGCCCCTAAAAGTGCACATGTATATATTGAATGCTTACAAGCCTGAAAGAATGGAAGTGATCCACCCACTGTTACACTACATGTGAATGGCATAGAAAGGACAAGAGCCTAGGTTTGTCACAACCATCCAACTGTGCAGCTATTgtggttttgctgttgttgtttatttCCCCATCTCATCTATACTGCCTGATAACTGAATAAGTTGAAAAGTTAAGTGGCAACACaacaaaagaaagagaagacagaaataTTCTGTTCACCTAAGTGGAAGATCAACCATGAGTGTTGGACCCTCATAGGAATTAGGCATTCTGACTTGCCCTTAGGGATTGAACAAATGAAGAGGGCACATGTAAGTCTCTTACTTAGACTCTTCAAACCAAGAGACATGGTATATAACTCTGATCAGGCTGGGGTCAAAGAAGAgggaaaggaatttttttttctatcctgtaTGTAGTTTTTAAAATGTTAGTATAATTTTTGAATAAATAAAGGCATATTTATTGTTAAATTTTCAAATAATCCTGAAATAATAAAATCATCTTAAATTATATCATCCAAATATAACTACCATTACCATCATTATGTAAGTAACAAACATTTgctgtgtataattcagtgacattaattatattcatcaaGCCACCATTACCTTTTTAGTGAACACTAATAAATGCAAAGTTTTACATAAAAGGTAGATGAAATTATTGGTTTCAATTCTTTACTTCCTAGTGGTAGTATTATCCACCCACACCCACATCATGGGAGTCAAAGTGGGCAGAATGTACTTATCCTTCCTTTGAGCTTGGACACATGACTTGCTCTGCTTAATAGAGTGTTAGTGGATGTGATAAGAGCAGAATCTTAATTGTGACTTCGCAATGGTGTTTGACTTCTTGTGTTGTGATTCCCCAGGTAGGTACTGCTCCTTCAATCTCATCCCTAAAATGAGACATATGGTTTTAGACTATATGCCCAACCTGGAGCCTAGAGTCAACCCTAGATGATTAGAGAACTAAAGTAGAGCCACTACGCCAAGGCAGCTTAGATCAAGAGGACCTCTGTCAACCTGATGCCTGGTGACCATGACAATAAATACTGTCGTTATAAGTAACTGAGACTTTGTGTTTGGTAGTGGACTAACACAACATGTTTGTTGTTTTATTCTATAAACATGGTTAATTTCCTGATGTATTTTTCTTGGTGTTCATATAATATGAGGAGCTTACCTTGTCTGTAGCGTAAAATTAAATACTATATATGCCTTTCTAAATCTTTCTTTTCTTATGGTAGATATCTCTCGAAGTCATCAAGTATAGATGTAATTCATTGAACTGCTTGCATgatattccatggtatggatggaTTGAAATTTATTCAACTGTTCCTATTAATGAGTATTTGAATTCTCTTCAGTGTATTTGCCACTACAAATAATGCTGTAATAAACATCCTTACACAGGGTCTTTAAAGATCCCATTACCtcattttaaagaaatgaaactgcAACTTGGGACTCGTTCAAGTTACCTTTGCATGGACCTTTGTAAGTCAGTGGCAGATATCAAACTAAAACCAGCACTCTTGGCTGCCTCCGTGTATTTACTACCCTACTAAGTGTGGGGAGCAGAGAACTCTCACTTTCACAGCAGGGCCTCAACTGCTATCTGCTGGTTCTCCCTCTCTCCTGGCTACTGGCCATACCCGCACCAATCCTGTCAAAACTTTGAggtgtctagtgctgctattgtCATACCAAGCCAGCAGGGGACAATCTTCTCTCTTTCTGCCGGTTACTCTCTCCACCTCAACTTAATTGATATATTTGGTAAGTCATATTCTTTCTCCTCTAATCTGCAGAAATGAAAGTAATAGCCAGAATATTTATAATTGTGAACAAAATGTAACAGTAATACAGGAAGTTGTATGGAGCACCAGACAAAAAATAGCTTTGCAGAACCCAGTTCTCTGGGTTGGTCCCATTGCTAAacaaagtgtgtgtgtgggtgtgtgtgtgagaaagagaaagagatagaTTGAGAGATTGAGAACTCAGAATAGGGGTCATAAACTTAAATGCCTAGAGGAGCCAGGCCAGTAACATAAGTGGAGAAGGTACATACTCATAGATCATGTGTGTGAATGGTGGGGACTGTGTAAACTAAGCAGCCACCCACTTCTCAGTGGGTTCCTACCGAATGTTTCCATGTGGAATTTAGGCCTACTGTTGCCAGATCTTCCCATATTTGGGagcaaattttaaatatttttattgaaaataatCTAGATACTATCTTGTACAAACAAAATTGTCTGAAGACCATATTGGGATCATGTAACTTCTAAATACTTTAACTTATTTAATCCATACAGTTCAAAGAGAAAGACTTGTTCATTAATTTCAAAAATTTAAGTAATTTTGTCCAGATTACACAGCCAGGAAATGGCAGgaatgagactagaggactctTTTCCTGACTCCAAGTCCTGAGCTTTTCCATTCATCTTTTCCACTCATCACTGTCAGGCCTCGTCTATCACAGTAGAAAATTTAGAAGGACATGCAATCCCTTATAGGTCTACTTACTCTTTCTTCTGTGGGTTGGCTTCCAAATCCTCAGTCTGGAACTGCATTATACCTTACCGTATAGAGAAGTCCTGGCTCCTGGTCCCCTAAGTAAGGATAGCATAATTCTGGTGGCTCCTAAAGTTTCATGCCAAGGCTGGCCCTTTTTCATTAGGATATTCATGCTGCTCTTTGGCCTGGCTCCATTTATAATGCCAGGAAGTGACAGATGAGTTCAGGGAACTTAGATATTAAAAGTTGCTAGAGTGTTCTCTTGGCCATAATGGTGCAGATCTTGTGTTGTGGCTTGACTGTCATTATTGGCAAAAAGTATTCTAAAACCAGTTTccattgagccagttctgacacatggcaacgTCATGTGTGTTGGactagaactgtgatccacagggttttcaatgatgggtttttcagaagtagactaccaggtcttttttctgaggtacctctgggtggatttgaacctccaacctttcagttagcagtggccCATGGACTCCAAAGGCATTCTAGTCTTTCCTAAATTCAGATGATATCATGAAAGGGATGAATCTCTGTCTCTCACAAAGGCCCCTTAAGTGTCCACTTCTTGGTAAGAAATGTGGAAAGGAGAGAGTGCCGAGGTAAGGCTAGATGATGACTGTCCTGATTCACCCCTGAATCTGCCTAGCAAAACCGGTGGACTATTACATATCCCCTTCATTACACACTGAATGACCTTTGGTACTTTGACACAAGTTTTCACTTTTCAGAGAAACTtctggaattatttttttttctaatatttattagACTCCATTTTACCAGAGCTACCCCTTTGGTACCCTTTTAtccttaaacattttttttagttCAAATTGATATATTCTACCAAGTATATACTATGGACAAGGTACTTTATTATGAGGGAAACTTAAAGTTTAATAAGACACAGCTCTTGCCCACTGGAAGCTTGCAATATAGTTGGTGAGAGAGATGTATGCACAATGTTGGAGTTGCATACCAGTCTCCACCCATTGAGCCCTGGTAACTCAGCTTCTTGTCTTTACTATAAGTACTGCCAAATACCAATGATTTCCTATAATCTATCCCCAAAATGACTTCCCCCAAAACTGGCTTCAGCAAAAACAGTCTCTCTAGAATCCCCTTTTCATATTGCCCCTGAAAAGTGCTTCTTGAACATGAATCTACATAccaatcacctggggatcttgttaaaattcagATTCTGAAATAATAGGCTTGCAAAAGGATATGAGATTCTACAATTCTAACTactttccaggtgatgctgatgctgctgaacAGTGCACCATATACTATGAGTACCAACATAGAGAACATACTTAGACAAACTCAGACACATTGTAAAGAGTTTAATGTAAATCACAACCTGGAATCAAATCAAGGtatgaaagttttaaaaagttaaatggaTCCAGAATCTTGCACAGGAAAACATTTCCTAGCTCATCCTCAAAAGTCTGTATAGACTCTTACTCTTCACTGTTATACCAGAAGATAGATGTCATCaatccccccgccaaaaaaaaaactccacacattctttatgaactatagACATCTTCTTCCTTAAAAGCAAAAAAGCTGTAGTATATTAGATGCTCAGTAAGAGTTAATAGGTTAATTATTTAACTATGTAATGGTAACTTAAATACTATAATTACATAGAATCACTTGCCCACTCCCAAGATATGTTATTACAGAGAATGTGAAAAGTtcaccttttctgcatcatttagaCTTCAGACCAAGTTTTTCCATGACTTTCACTCTAATCTGCTGGGTTTTTATACAATATACAATGGGGTTCATAAAGGGTGGCACCAGCAGGAATCCATCAGCTATCAAAATCATAGCCAAAGGGGACCTATGCTTGACAAAGCGATGCATGATAGCCAAAGTGATGATGGGCACATAGAAGATGAGCACAGCACAGATGTGGGACACACAGGTGTTAAGAGCTTTGACCTGTTCCTCATGCGATGCAATACCCAATACAGTTTTTAGGATGAACACATAGGAAACAGCAATGAACACACTGTCTGACATTACGCAGAGTGCAACAAACAGACCATAGTAAAAGTTAACCCGATTGTCAGAGCAGGCAAGCTTCATAACATCCTGGTGGAGGCAGTAAGAGTGTGATAATAGGATTTTATTACAGTATCTAAGTctcttcaaagtaaaaggaagGGGGAGCACTAAGAGAATGCTCTTAATAGCAAACGCCAGTCCAATTTGCACAACTCTGGAGCTAGTGAGGATAGAGCTATATCTCAGGGGGTTGTGAATGGCTACAAAGCGATCAAAGGACATGATCAGGAGCACTGAAGACTCCATGTCTGTGAATCCATGGATAAAGAATTCTTGGGCAATGCATGCATGAGCAGAAAATCCCATGGTATTGAACAAGAAGATCCTCAGCATagtagggagggaggagaaagacaGACCCAGGTCAGATAGGGCCAGCATGGaaaggaaatagtacatgggcTTATGCAGAGAAGACTCTGTCCTGATGACAAATAAGATGGTGCAGTTGCCCAGTATGGCCATGAGGTACATGAGACAGATAGGGATGGAGATCCAAGTGTGTGCATGCTCCAGCCCTGGTATGCCAATCAATAGGAATGTGGAGATTTCAACTTCAGAAATATTGAAAGGAAACATTATAAATAGGTCTCCCATTTTTCTGCTCCTGGGTCTGTAGCAACATAAACAACAGACAGAAATTCTCTCTTAGTTGTATTTACTGAAATTTTGGACGTTCGGTAGGTTAAATGTATTTCAAATCTAATACAGCTGGTCCTTAGATGTCAAGAAATAATGTAGTATAACTTTAGCTATTtagaaatatatgtgtatatggagTAGATCTAAACAGGCTCTTCATGTTATttatttgaaatgttctttattcCCTGATATATTTCTAAACAGCTTTATAGCTTGCATGTAACAAGGTATAGTAGTACCATCTTTTCAAAACCACTACTTATCGACACTGATGCATCCAGTGAGCTAGGTTGGAATATATTGAGATCCGGAAGACCTCTAATACCATGGGTGTTGTCAATGCTCATGTACTCACACAACCACAGATGCTACGGCAGCAGGAATTAAAGGAGGCCTTAAGCGCATATTATTGTTTATGAGATACGTGTGTGAAAACAAAATTGAACAATAACAGGGGTTGACAAAGTGTGATCTGTGGCAAAATTCAGCCCACAGCCTGAATAATAATTTTGTCTTAACactatggtggcgtagtggttaagagctacagctgcttaccaaaaggtcagcagttctaatccacccagtgttccttggaaaccatatggggcagttctactctgtcctttagggtcactgtgagtcagagtcaacccaatggtaatgggttttgttttgttttgttttttggtttgttgttttttttgtacttttaagGGGTCTATTAAAATAATCAGAAGGAGAAGATGTAGTAGTGACAGAAATGGTATGTAGCCTAAAAAAGTCTAAAGTATTTACTTTCTGGTCACTTACAGTAAAATTTTGTTCACCCTTGGACGAGAAAATTGTGCATataaacagacacacacatacacacatccaaaatcATGGTTGTGTGTGCAAACATGGATGGTACAGTAGCGTGCGTCAAAAAGAACTTCAATGTTAAgattaacattttatttattttgttaaaaataaaagatgaagCAAATATACAAATGCTTAAATATTCCAGTCAGAATTGTGAAAACTAAGGTGTTTTCCAAAACTCTTCATACTTTactaaaaagccaaaaaccaaacccagtgctgtcgagtcgattacgactcctagcaacgctataggacagagtagaactgccccatagagtttccaaggagcacctggcagattcaaactgccaaacctttggttagcagtcatagcgcttaaccactgtaccaccagggtttccccatactTTACTATATCCCTTTAATTCTTACCGTCTCTGTTTTTTTATGGGGAGTCTCTGAGCATTCCTTGTAAGAATAGAGAAAGGAGAGATTGTATCTACATAGAAGAAATTAGAGGATGACAGGTGAAAATAGAAAGCAGTGAAGAAAAGGGGAAACTGCCTAGCTTTTCTCTCTGATGTTAAATTTTGAATAGGCCATTGTCTTACAGTGGCTTAAGATAAGAGCTGTGAAGGGATGTGTGGGCCTGCCATACAGTGAAGACAGATGATAACATAAAGCGGACAGACACAGATAACGTATTTTCTACTTACAGGACTGAATGTTCCATTTTTTCTCAGGCTTTCAACTGTGGTTATTGCTCCCCTGACATGCACCACATATCACACTGCCATTTAACTACTGGCCCTGCTCAGAATAGTCACAGGTCTTGCCCCTCTCTCCCTGTTGTTGTATTCCTTTCCTAGTGCTTTGGCTTCTCTGTGTTTGTCCTTAGATCAGTAACAAATTCAGGTTGTTCTCTTTGGTACTTGGACTTGATGTTGCTCATACTCCTGGTACCAGAATCACCTACAACTTTGGGTGACTCTCCTTTTAATATCTATGTACCCAAAAGAATCCCTAATAGTGTAGCTGACGGTCTGCCCTTGACATGGGAGTGGTGTTTGGAAAGAGGGGGGAAAGTGATAACCTATCCACCCTGTTTAGTGAGTGCCATCAGGATGGGTCATTTCCAAAATTCTGGATCTTTTCTTGAAAAGTTCCCAATCCTGACTCAAGTAATCCTAACACTGTTTTTTAGACTGTTTTATCATGCAAATAgcaaccttatgtgtgtcagagtagaactgtactccatagggttttcagtggctgatattttggaagtagattgccaagcctttcttccaaggtgcttctgggtagactcaaaccactgaccttttggttagcagatgaaagtgttaaccattgcacaacccagggatgtggggtcactatgagttggaattgactcataggCAACTGCTTGGTTAGTTAGGTTATTATTCAAATACAAAGAAGAACCCCAACCCATATATGGTCCCCATCAACCCTCCCCCAAACATAGCTTGACTCCAAGGATTGGGAAACCCCTGAAGCATTTTTACCTCCATCCCTCTGAGAAGCTTCGGGTTGATCTCTATAAATTGCAGAGCCTTTACTGGGAGACATAAAATCATCCTTGGGAAATTCATTTCCAATCTTCAGGGCACCTACCAGGGTCCTGGCTACCTTATCTCAAAGCAAGGACAGGAAGGTCTAGATTTCTGCAGGTTCTTCAGCTTCTCTGCTCCAGCGCTCTGTTGGAGATCCACATCCTTATTTGTAACCCCATATTCTCCTCTAGCATAGGCAAACACTCCTGAGAATTAACAGACACCTGAGAACAATGAATTCACTTGCTTCATCGGTGTCTTTCACTAAGGGGCTTTCATAAGAAAATTCAGAAACCAAACAGTTCCACGGTCATAGCTTTAACTCTTGGCACTCTGCTCCCACAATAAGTACAGACTTCAGCTCATTTGGGAGAGTTGGTCTCACACATTGGTAATGACACACTGTATACAGCTATGGCTCTATCTAAGATTAAGCATATACCTTAATAGACTCCATCTaagactccttggaaactctatgggccagttctactctatcctatagggtcgctatgagttggaatcgactcaacggtactgGGTTAGGTTTTTTAAGACTATCAGAGGTCAGAGACAGGCAAACATTAAACTGAATCCTCACAACAGATGTGTTCTGTTTGGTCATTGATAGGTCTGTATGTCTTTTTAAAGTAAATGGTTTTACATGGATCACTGTTGTTGCTGTATGCTGAGATGTTGAGTAGACTctcactcctagtgaccctataatgcaagagtataactgccccatagggtttcctaagccgAAATCTTTATGGCagagatggccaggtcttttctctcgtggGGTGGCTCGTGGAtctaactgcccacctttcagttagcagccaagtgcttaaccatggcacaaccagggctcctcaggtgaATAATAACCTCTAACATTTGCCGTAGGCTCTTCCTTTCTCTGTGTTCTTTCATTCAACCATTTCACATTAGCACCTGAAGACACTTAGTCTCACAGAACATGAAAAAGGGAAGCCCAGAGTTAAAAGCATTTTCTCAAATTTAGGAGAGAATCCCAATTTTTATCCATCTGACCACACTGAAAataggaaataaataaaaaggtgTAATTTGGTTGCTGTGTTGTAGGGGATACCTGATTTTCAgataaagagaatagaaaaagtaTAGCAAAGCATACTTGAGCTGTGTCTCATGAATCTAGTCTTTGATTGTATATAAAAATGATAACTATAAAGACTATGGTGTGAGATGACTTTGTTATCTACATTGAAGACCCTGATAAAGATAATGGTGAGATTAGGACCTCCAAATCATAACTCATGGCATGCTGTGGAAGTCAGAGGGCCTCTACAGGACTATTTACAGAAACCTTTATTTCCTTCAGCCATAGATCATATGTTTCTAGCAATCAGGCTCAGGATTTAACTGAAAGTGTggtagtcgctatgagtcggaattgactcgatggcagtgggtttgggttttttggtggcAGATAGCAAGGCAGACTGAATGCTCAGTTTGTATAGGTTTGTCTGATAGAAGCAGAAGGCTGAAAAACACTagaaataaaagaatggaaaaacgaTGGGCTCTGACTCCTGGGATGTTGATATTTGAGTGAATAACACTGAGAACCTTGCCAACAGCAGCAGCTTCTCATTTTTCAGAAGGGATTCCATTTCTCCCTGTCAGCGGAccatacaaaaaacaaacctgagaACAATGTCACACAAAATGATGCTTTTCCTCGTTGCACCCAAGCGAATAAACAGTCAGACCTTCACAAACCTTGAGCAGGAAAATGTTATTGTCACTTAGGGAGGAAATAGCTTGTCCATGGAAATCATTGCAGAACCTACCAAACTGTGCTAGCCAGAATTGGGTGAAAACTTGTGGGAGTAGATTTTGAAGATGTTAGACCCAAGGCAGCAGAGGAAGTGTGTGGTAGTATGAATATATGTTGACATAGAGGAGAATGAGTTCACTTATTCATCATTTAGGACTCAATAGTATGGCAGGGATACCTGAAAACTGTGCTGCTATAGTTACGAGTTGGTTGTTTGAAGCTTGGATGTAATGATGACTTATAGAAAATTAGGTGGAGATTCCAAAACTACTTCACACAATATAGAGGAAGGTGTTGGATTTGAGGAAGATGGATATCttagcatggatttttttttttttttttaatgtaggtccAGAGGACACATGGCTGTTTTCTCTGAGAAGGAATAGAAAAGCATTCGTAAGAAGGGCTCTGGCATTTTTCAGTAGTTCAATATTTGCTATGCTCTGTATGTTGGGCTTGGCAGTGAAAGATGCTGCTATGACTGGGCTTCCTAATACCAATGAGGATGATGGGGTTCTGAGGCCACATGGCAGTACTTTAACCATTAGAAGCAAGGTGAATGTAATTACTGTAGAAGGTAGCAGAGCTGGAATGATGATCAGGGTAACTGGGCCCATAGGGATATACACAGAGGTCTGGAGATTGCTGAAAAAATAGTTGGTCAGGGGCTGGAACAAGCACCTTTGGAAGGTGAGAGATAATGAAGTCTGGAGAACACTGGAATATAGAACAGAAagcaaaataatttcatttacacAAGACCCAGTATTGAGTAACAATGACGTGCATTTAAGGATTCACTCTACAGCATGGTATTTTGAAA from the Loxodonta africana isolate mLoxAfr1 chromosome 7, mLoxAfr1.hap2, whole genome shotgun sequence genome contains:
- the LOC100669519 gene encoding olfactory receptor 51S1; translation: MKIFHKIKLIFLISFQVPEFQAGSSTMSALFTQTASNSSTSMAPTFLLVGMPGLSDVPSWWTIPLITLYLLSALGNGTILWIIAMEPTLHRPMYFFLFMLSVSDVGLATALMPTLLGLALADAHVVSASACLFQMFFVHVFSVMESSVLLTMALDRALAICRPLHYPALLTNGFISKIGLAIAFRCLGLHLPLPFLLAHMPYCHPQVLTHSYCLHPDMTRLACPGAWGAVYSLFVVLSAMGLDPVLIFFSYGIIGKVLQGLGSNEERWKAGQTCAAHLSAVLLFYVPMILLALIDRLRLPIPQPAHTLLSYVHFLLPPLLNPIVYSVKMKEIRERIVKRLQHMKVGCAQ
- the LOC100673427 gene encoding olfactory receptor 51A7-like, translated to MGDLFIMFPFNISEVEISTFLLIGIPGLEHAHTWISIPICLMYLMAILGNCTILFVIRTESSLHKPMYYFLSMLALSDLGLSFSSLPTMLRIFLFNTMGFSAHACIAQEFFIHGFTDMESSVLLIMSFDRFVAIHNPLRYSSILTSSRVVQIGLAFAIKSILLVLPLPFTLKRLRYCNKILLSHSYCLHQDVMKLACSDNRVNFYYGLFVALCVMSDSVFIAVSYVFILKTVLGIASHEEQVKALNTCVSHICAVLIFYVPIITLAIMHRFVKHRSPLAMILIADGFLLVPPFMNPIVYCIKTQQIRVKVMEKLGLKSK